CATGTTAAAGCTCATCAGGGCGTATGTCTCGACTTGTGAGCGTCCTCCGATGTGAAATTTGCTATGCTTAATTATGTTAGTCATTGTTGCTGTTGTacgtgcttcttcttctttttctccctgGTATTGTCAGATTGTTGTCCATACCTTTCCTCTGAGTTGTAGGAAGAATCACAGGTTCATGCATAACTTTTCATAGCAGTGATCTGAATGGTATTTAGTTGAATTGGTAATGAATTTTCTATAGGGATGTAAATTCAGACTCATCAGGGGATTAAGACTGCAGGCAAGTGGcaagccccccccccccccctctctctcagAGCAGAGTGGTTCGAAACCTCACTTCCCCAAAACGACAGCTTACTTTTCAGAAATtcagacacatgaaatacatcTACTTCTTGGACGGAGATGAGATTATTGGTTAATTTATCCCATTAGATAGGTGCTGGTATAGGATTTTAAAGGCTTTAGCAGGTGCATATATGGGAATCTAAGCCAGTATACAATGGTTACTTACGTAGCATGGGGCCAAGTGTTCTACTGCTTTTTCTCATTTGAGATATTATgagtttgtggttgtttgagatgtTTGTTGCAAATAAGGGGAAGCCAACTCTTACCCTTTTTTTAAAAGCCAACTTATGCGTTTATTAGTCTTTGTAGCTGAGAGAATTACTAATTCATGGTTCACTGTTTCTGTACATTATATAAatatgtttctttctttctctgatCTGTCAGGTTCTCGGGTTTGGTGAGTACATTGAGGAAGTTTATGCTGCATATGAGCAACACAAGCTTGAGACAATGGTAATTGAGCAGCATTTCTTTTTCCTTCCATCAAACTTAGATTTAAGGGCAATTTTTGAGATTAGTTGCATTGGATTGATGGACTTTTTGATCCTTGGTCTGAGTGATTCAGTCTTCAGCATTAACAGATTAATTGAAATATTTAATGAAGCATTTTTCTCCCTTTATCTTTGTTTTACATTTTGACTGTTTTTCTGGGGGGGTTGAATTAGGAATGAGAATGGAAAATCATGGACCTTCCATGCAACTACGAACCATAAACTGAGAAACCCTTGCGTCTGCACTGTTAATCCTGATAGTCTGTTTGGGAATGCATTCCAGCAGGATTCTCTAAGGGGAGGTGGCAAGTGGAGCAATGGAGCCGAAATGACGGAGGAAGAAGCAGCGGCTGAGCAGCAGAGGATGTTTGCTGAGGCACGTGCTCGAATGAATGGTGGGACCACCGCTCCTAAGCAACCGGAAACTGACCCAAGTTTAGAGAGCTAACTTTAGGACCTTTTAGCCTTCCTTGAAGGCTTGAACCATAGGCAAGCATCCTTGACTCCTACACAAATGCTTCTAATCTTTTGTATCATGTACAGAAAGTCATTGGCAAGTGCACTGGCCTTTGTGGATATGCTCTTTccttttgtactctatatatGACTCATATTTATACCTTAATGTAATTAGTGACAGTTTCTCATACTCCTTTCGCTTTagaatctatatatatgtggttaAGGTTATTGTCATTTGCATTCCATCTGATCTCTGTTTCTTTCTGTACAAAATTGTTATTAGGGTTTGTGCTACACTGCTACTAAAGAGACTCACTCTTCTGCTGTGGTATGTCACCTATCCAGGTTTATAATTGTATGATGTCATCATTTTATGTTGTGGGACCACCTCTGAGCGGGCGGGACCACTGTTCTAGTGATGTGTCAATGTCCCTAACAAATGGATGGTGCGGTCCCACAGACAATAAGTTGTCAGTTCGCAGGTAGGTGTAAGTTTAGTACTCACTTGACCCAAGTACAGGGGATGATAATTTAAAACCTTGTTTTGATCCACCAACACTGCCCTGTACATTGAGCACTTTTTTTTAAACCCAAGGAACCATCCAGCTAGCCTGTACTTAGATTGCCAAACCAGTTTGCATCACACTGTAACAGTTAAAATTGGGTTGAAACTCGTGTGGGTAGGGGTCATAAAGAAATATTGTCGCTGGTTGGTAATATTGTCGCTGGTTGGTTTGAACTCTCGATTTCAGGTGTCATGTGTTATAAGTTCGGAAAGATAATCAACTACGCTGTCACTGGTTCCTGTATATGGAGCACGGTTACACTACAAGACATGTTACTTGAAGACGGATACTGAACAATGTGCCCTGAGCATGTCTTGGTGTGAATAGTGGCTTGTTTGGTTGTCCATTCTCTCATACTGTTTTTGTATTCAGGTCAAAAGTGTCAGTCAAGCAAAATCTCTCCCCTCCCTGTCCCACAAGAAAGTGAAATTACAAACTTGTTGTCCCCTTagattcctttcttttttaccTCTCTCTCATCTTGCTAAATCAGTTTGTGGGTCACCCAATGTTTCTTTTGTCAGGATTCTCTTGCACTACCAATAACAAAGGACTAGAAACAAGTATTGAAATTGAAGCCCTACACTTAAAATAAAGTGGAAGAGCCAGAGTCTCTCGCTCCCCTCTCAACCTTTCACCATCTATAAGGAGTTGCCTTCTTCCTAGTGATTTTGCTTCCAAAGCTTGTCATGGCTAGATCCTCTCTAAACTCCTCTTCCTCTAAGAGACACTTTCACTGGACCAAAAAGGTTGGCTCTGATGATGAGGTTCCAACCTTCAAGTCCTTTTCAAAAACCAatgaggaagagaaaaaggagaatCCCAAGAGCAACTTCTCAACTCAAACTCCAAAGAAGAAACTGCCTGCTCTGGCCGTTTCTCGGCTCCGGCTGGCTCTTGCTGCTCTTGGTAGGAACCGGTCACAGCTACCGCTTGGACCTAGAGTCGTCGGTACCCTCTTTGGGAACCGCCGTGGCCATGTTCACTTTGCCTTTCAGAAGGAACCCAATTCACCACCAGCGTTTCTTATTGAGCTAGCAACACCAATCAGTGGTTTGGTTAGGGAAATGGCATCAGGGTTAGTGAGGATTGCATTGGAGTGTGataaagagaaggaagaagaaaagagcAAGGCAGTGAGATTGCTTGAAGAGCCAGTGTGGAGGACTTACTGCAATGGCAAGAAATGTGGGTTTGGTACAAGGAGGGAATGTGGAGCAAAGGAGTTGAAGATTTTGAAAGCTGTAGAGCCAATTTCAATGGGAGCAGGTGTTTTGCCTGCTGCTGCAGGGGATGAAGAAGCAGCTGATGGTGAGGTCATGTACATGAGAGCTAAGTTTGAAAGAATTGTTGGGTCTAGAGATTCTGAAGCTTTTTACATGATGAATCCTGATAGCAATGGAACTCCTGAACTTAGTATCTACTTGCTTAGAGTCTGACTGCAACCATGGGAAAAGTCTCAGTAccctttttctttctgtttaatGGGTTATGGCTAGTAAGTTTAGATCTTGAACCATGGTAATGGAGCTTGGAGGGCTAGCTCTCTATCTCCAATtactttatgtttttctttcttttttctttcttcactcTCCTGTTGAGAAAATGGGAGGTGGGGCTTTCAGTGTATTTTGGTAGTAGTAGGTGGAGGGGGGAAAGAAATACATTACAGGTAATATGAATGGGAGGTGGGGTCATCAAGGTGTACATGtgtagttctttttttttcttcatatccTATGTTAATGGAGGCAAATGCAATCATCATGGTCATtgaattttgggtt
This DNA window, taken from Tripterygium wilfordii isolate XIE 37 chromosome 20, ASM1340144v1, whole genome shotgun sequence, encodes the following:
- the LOC119987325 gene encoding protein MIZU-KUSSEI 1-like, whose translation is MARSSLNSSSSKRHFHWTKKVGSDDEVPTFKSFSKTNEEEKKENPKSNFSTQTPKKKLPALAVSRLRLALAALGRNRSQLPLGPRVVGTLFGNRRGHVHFAFQKEPNSPPAFLIELATPISGLVREMASGLVRIALECDKEKEEEKSKAVRLLEEPVWRTYCNGKKCGFGTRRECGAKELKILKAVEPISMGAGVLPAAAGDEEAADGEVMYMRAKFERIVGSRDSEAFYMMNPDSNGTPELSIYLLRV